The genome window CTGGCTTTTTTATTTTTTTCTTTTGTACTTTTGTATGTCCTAAAATGTAATCTAACTGCAAGTACCAAAATGTAAGACTTGATTAGTCTTTAAAAACACACTTGGAGGTAAGGAAAATGAAAACAAAAACGTTTATTAAGAATGGCACTATTTTTTCAGGAGAGATTAAGAGGATTAACTCTATCCCAGTAGGAGAGATTAAGAGGTTTAACTCTAACCCAGTATCAGCTAGAGGAAACGTCCGTGCTTTTTTGGGTTTCCAAATTGAAATTGTGGATGATAATGGCTGGCATTTGATAGCTTTTGATAAAAGTAATAAATTAAATAAGAACCTGGAGATAGTTATAAGTAACGAGAATTCTCCAACAAATGTGGTTACTTTACAACAGATTTTAAATCATAGCCCTGAGGAATTTGACTTTGTTATTACAACCATCCGAGGTGCTTATAATGATCCGAGGTGCTTATAATGAAAATAAATAAAGAAGAACAGGAAACGGTGCAAACTTATGAAGTTGTGACAGGTAAATGGAATATTTTTACTTCCGTGCCTTCACATATTCGATATTATATGAAGAATCCTCTTCTAAATAAAGAGAATATAGAGGTATTAACGGAACATGAAGGTAAACCGACCAGTATTAGATTTACTGTTGAAGATTCTATTGTTACAAAGAGTTTCCTCAGGAAAAGGAGAACAATAAGTGAAGAACATAAACAGGCATTGCATGCTGGAAAGCATAAGTGGGTATTGCAGAATAAGTGATTTTCATATTAGCAGGAGAATAGCCCCTTTTGTCGAATTGAGTATATGAAAGGAGTTGCTAGAATATGGAAGACGAGTTTTTCGAAAACATAACTAAAAGAAATCAATATCTAGGTTACTTAAATGAATTAGAAAAGGAACTTAAAACAAGTAGTGATAGGGGTATTGTTTTAACTTGTGGTTCAATAATGGACGCATTATTAGTTGAAATTTTAAAATCATTTTTGGTGCAATCCGATCAAATAGATAAAGATTTATTTAGTGTAAATGGAACTTTAGGAAATTTTGATTCAAAAATTAAGATGGCATATTATTTAGGGTTAATTTCAAATAATGAGGTTGACAACTTAACTTATCTTCAACGGGTAAGGAACAGGTTTGCACATCAAATTATTAACATTTCATTTGAGAGTAACGATATAGCCAATATATGTAGAAATTTTAAAATACCCAAAAATGGTTATGTACCATTAAATATTCCTCTCCCAGATAAACAAACAGGAGAATTACCAACTGTTAATTTGAATCCAATAAAAAAGGATACTTCTGCAAAAGATCGATTTATGTATACTTTTTATTATTTATATTTTAATTTTGGACATAGAATTGTGAAAACCTTAGATAAAAGAACTGAGTATGATATTATTTATACAGCTGATATGACAATTACTAAAATAATTCAATTAAATCAGGAGTATTTAGAAAAGTATAGTTCCTATTTGGATGAGTATTATGTTCTTCTTGCAAGCATGACTGAATCATTAGAAACCTTAAAGGAATTTGAGAATCCAAATACTGATGAAATAAAAAAACAGGAAGAAATTGTAACGAAACATAAAGAGATAATAGATGACGAGGAAAAAACTTATGAAAGGTACGAGAAACATTTTGAACCCATAAATGAGATGTATAAATATGCCCTTGAAGTAGTTAAAGATTCCATTATTGATTAAACTAAGCATCCATGTGGGTGCTTTTTTATTGCAAAAATAACGCTTGTTAAAAGAATGAACATCATAAAAGGAAAATAGTTCCCTTTTGTCGAATTAAGTAGTATGAAGGGAGGGGGATTTATGACAATAAATAAAGATGAACTTCAAGAAAGGTTTACAAATGTATCTTACTTACAAGAATTATTGCATAGTATTTATTCTGATTTACATGATTCCTATGAGGTAATAACTAAACACGACGGTGATCTTAGTTATAGTCTATCCCTGAATTATTTAGCTATGTCACATCAAAGTTTTTTAGAATTTAAAAGGGTGTATCATCAATATGGATTAGAACATTATGAAATAGACCCACTCATTGAGGATTATGAACATTATAAACTTCAACTTAAAGAAGTAATTACAGATAAAGATACTAATACTTCTTATGTGTATTCAGCTTTTAATAAATTTACAGATACAAAGAAATCTGTAGATGAGTTTTTAAGTAATTGGATTAAGAACATGGTGAAGTAAGTACATTTAGCACCTTTAGGGGTGCTTTTTTGATGACAAAATTACACTTGTACGCTGTGCATACAAGGGCATACTGTAAATATAAAATATGCACAATGCTAGGTGGACAAGGTGCAAAGAGGCATTCGAATTATGGCACTGCACAATAACAAAAAAAGAAACTGGATAACCCAGCCTCTTATATTAGTGACTCTATTTGACCGATTTCTTTTTAGCCCTAATAAGGGTACTCTTAGAGATTCCTGTCATCGATTCCACTTGTTTATATGAATTAGTTTCTAATAGCCCTAAAGCGTGTTCTATCTGCTTTTTACTGTAAATGTTAGGACGTCCTTCTTTAAAGTCAGGCTTTTGTTTAGCTATTGCCTTACCTTCCTGTGTACGTTCTACAATCATATCCCTTTCAAATTCAGCGAATGAAAAGAAAAGGTTTCTAATGAGTTTACTTGAAGGTGTATTATCCATCATACCAATATTAAGAATGTGAACTCTTATACCTCTTTCAATCAAATCACTTACTAATTGACTACCCTGTGCCATTGAACGTGCAAAGCGATCTAGTTTAGTTACTACCAGCGTATCACCTTTTTCTAATATAGAAAGCAATTCTTTAAATTGTGGGCGGTCTGCTTTTGTTCCTGTGAACTTCTCAGAAAAGATTTTCTCACAGCCTTCATTTTCTAATGCTTGTAATTGTGTTTCTAAATCTTGATGAACTGTTGATACCCTTGCATAGCCATACTTCATAATATTTTACCCCTTATTTCCACTTTATTTATGACACTATGTAATGACACTGTTTGATACCTTGATAGTACAGCACTTTAAAAACGGTGTCAATACTTTTAAGTTATGAGTATTTTGATTGTGTTATAATATGTATAAAAATTTAAATTGTATTATATGCATTGGGTTAGGGGAAGAGAAAATATGAAGAAATTATTACGTGATAAAAAGAGATTTCTTAATAAATATTGGAGAGACTTAATATCAATATTTTCCCTGATTTTAACAATGATTGGGTTTTTTTTAGCAGTCCACGTATATAATAAAGATGTAAGACCGGTTATAGAAAATAGTGAGTTATATCAGCAAATTGAAGAATTAAAAGAACAGAAGAAAGAAGTAGATGGTTATGTTAATACTAAATTAAAGGAAATTGAAGATTATGAGATACAAATTGGGCAAATAAAATCAGAAAAATCATTACTTGAATCCGAAAATGAAGAATTGGAGAGTGAGTTGATTAAATCTTATAGAAATTATTATCTCGATATAACCTATTTGGAAATAAAACAAGAAGAATTGCTTTCTATAAGAAGTTCTGAAAGTTTTAATATTGATGTTAAGCAAGTGGCATTGGATTTTTTACAAGATCAAGATCCACAGGAAAGCCCTAAACAAAAAGGCTTAAAGCAAGCAAAAGATTACATAAAAAAATACATAACACCTAAATCTGATTATATTGATATTATAAGCTATGAAATAAAAGATATAGAAGAGGAAATGAGTAAAACAGATTGATCTCCTATATTTCTTTTTATGTAATATGCAATATAAAGCCATGCTATACAAGCCTACAGATCCACTGTAAGCCATACAGACACGATAAAAGAAAGAGTAATAGTAATAGTAAGAAAGGATAAGACACTAAACACGCCACAATAGGCAATATGACAGCCTCAGGACAAAGGAAAAGAAACAAAGAAAAGAAATGAAAATAAAACAATAACAACAGTTACAGCACCAGTCACAGTAGGTTAAGATCACTCTATTATAAAAGGGGTGTGAAGGGTATATATAGGGGGCGGGGGATGGTCTGGGGGTCGTCTGGTACTTGCAAAATATACACACCATTTTTAAAACCTTTTCGTTGAACAATCGCTGTATTGATATAATCTTGTATGAGGTGATACATAGTGAATGAAAAAGAAAAGGAAGTCACAGAAGAAATAATTATTACCATTGATCGTATAGAACAAGAATTAAAAGAAATGACTGTTGAATTGAAAGAGTTTAGAAGTGAGACAAAATCGCAATTTAATGATTTGAATACACGATTGGATAATCTTAATACTGGGCTGGTTAAATTGATAAATAAATAATTGTGTTAGTGTGTCGCTAGAGGCGATTCTAACGCAATTACTTTTGTTTTATTGGGTAAGTTATTCAAGTAACTTCGCTGTACAGCCTTCTACAGCAAGGGGTGAGTTAATTTTAGGAGAAATTCTAAATTGGATTTAAATTTTTTTGCCCGTTTTTCTACAACTTTTTGGGGTCGCTGCTTCAGGGTAAAAAAATAAGAGGGCTATGACTTACAGCCCTACTTGCCTCAAATACTTAATCACTGTGGGTCTGCTAACGCCTAAATGAGTAGCTATTTTTGATTTAGTCAGCCCTTGTTTAAATAGTTCCACCATTTCTTTTTTATCTTTCTCAGTTATCCTTCTCTTAATCTTCTCAGGGCTAACTCTTGAATTATCGAGACCACAAACATGCTTTTGATTCTCTTTAGTCAATAAATACAGTGGTTTAGAGAAAAACTCGCTTTTACATTCGCTACAAACGTGAAGCAAACTAGCGTTCTGATTGATAAAACGTTCTTTAGGTGCAACAGTGCCATTATAAACTTGATCTAATTCCTGCTGGTAAGCCTGGTTTTCCGCCTCATACTTACCTAAAAATAGATCAGTTCTAGGTGGTGTGACTGGTATCACACGTTCAAGGTCATCAGGATTTAGTAAAAGTTTATTAGTGACGTTCAAGCCAATGCGTTTAACAGATTGTTTAAATTGCTTTTTAAGATAGCGTTTCTTTCGCTTTTTAAGTTTATTTTTATTCCGTGCCATAATATAGCCCCACCTTTTTAAGTGAAATAAAAAACCCCACTATTCAGCAGGGTTTTTGTTTGGTTCTTTCACAAATACATTATTATATGATTCTAAAATTGGTCTATTTAGTTGGTGGATACTGTTTCCTATTCCTTCTCGGTCAAAGGGCAATTCTTTTTTCTTAGGCGTTTCATTAAGTCCAGCAATGATCTTATCTAATGTCATGTTATTTCACTTCCCTTGGTTTACGTATCTCAGAATCAACAGATCCCCCACATGCATAGTTAATATTATTTCTAGTAAGAAGGTTAGGCATAAAGCTAGAATAGCTTAACTTGGTGCGGTCATAGTCAAAGGTACGCTGGAAACCTCTGTTATCCTGCATTAAATCACTGTCCGAAAGAAACTCATCTTGAATAACCCCAATTACTTTTGAATCTTCCTTACGTACAGCATTAGCAAAGTCAGCTATTGACTTAACCAGTTCATAGCGAACGTCCTCGACTACATAATCTACGTCTAAGGAACGCATAACCCTACTATCTTTACTGTAAGTATCTCTAATGACAGGAATATACTTTTGCTTTAGCTGTCTAAAATCGGCTTGTAGCTGTTCCTGAAGGGAAACAATAATTTGACTTTCTTCTTGATAGTTAGCAAGGTCTTTTGATAGCTTGATATACTTAGCTGTTTCTTTGGTTTTTTCGCGTAAAAGTAAAGTTTCTGTTTGTTTATTCTGTAACTCTGCAAGCCTTTTATTAAGGTCATTCCCGCGGTTTTCTAATTCTTCCCGTTCAGCTTCATAGTCAATTAGAACCTTTTCTGTATTGGAAAACATTCCCTCAAGGCTTTCGATTGCCCTATCTAATTTACTTTTATCAACTGTAATCAATTTACATTCCCCTTTTCATTTAGTTCTAATATACGTTTTCTTACTTCGGTTAATTTATCGGTTACGCTATTTAGTTGCTTTGAAAGTTCGTAGTGTTCATTGGATAAACTGAGAAACTCAATATCCAATTTCTGTAATTCATTTGACATTGTAATAGCCTCCTATTCACCAGTTTGCTGTACTAGTTCCTTGATGGATTGAATAGTGTGGTCACTGATATTCAATCTCTTACAGCCTTTTAATATGCGACTCTCGTAATTTAATGACAGATCAATTTCCCCTGTCTCTATACGTGTAAGAACTGACTGGTCAATGCGACAAGCCTGTCCAAACTGTTCTTGTGTTAGGTTTTTCGACAATCTAATCCAACGAATCATAGGGTAGGTAATTCGAGATTGAAAAGGAATGTCATCCTCGCTATAGCCGATTATCATTGTATACACCTTCTTTCTTGTAAATTGAATATATTATTCATGTTTAGACAATAAAACAAAGCAAGGCAATTAAGCCTCACCTTAACCAGCAGAAGAGAATTTCTATTTTAACCGTAGAAAGTGTTTTAATCATCCCTAATACTATGTTTAGGAAACCATAGGTAGGTACAGGCAGTTTTAATAATTTTTTATTCCTTTTGATTGTACTTTAGCTATTTTCCTAGATCTAATTACCCTATAATGTAATTATGGAAATAAAT of Oceanobacillus zhaokaii contains these proteins:
- a CDS encoding transcriptional regulator, which encodes MEDEFFENITKRNQYLGYLNELEKELKTSSDRGIVLTCGSIMDALLVEILKSFLVQSDQIDKDLFSVNGTLGNFDSKIKMAYYLGLISNNEVDNLTYLQRVRNRFAHQIINISFESNDIANICRNFKIPKNGYVPLNIPLPDKQTGELPTVNLNPIKKDTSAKDRFMYTFYYLYFNFGHRIVKTLDKRTEYDIIYTADMTITKIIQLNQEYLEKYSSYLDEYYVLLASMTESLETLKEFENPNTDEIKKQEEIVTKHKEIIDDEEKTYERYEKHFEPINEMYKYALEVVKDSIID
- a CDS encoding recombinase family protein, yielding MKYGYARVSTVHQDLETQLQALENEGCEKIFSEKFTGTKADRPQFKELLSILEKGDTLVVTKLDRFARSMAQGSQLVSDLIERGIRVHILNIGMMDNTPSSKLIRNLFFSFAEFERDMIVERTQEGKAIAKQKPDFKEGRPNIYSKKQIEHALGLLETNSYKQVESMTGISKSTLIRAKKKSVK
- a CDS encoding helix-turn-helix domain-containing protein is translated as MARNKNKLKKRKKRYLKKQFKQSVKRIGLNVTNKLLLNPDDLERVIPVTPPRTDLFLGKYEAENQAYQQELDQVYNGTVAPKERFINQNASLLHVCSECKSEFFSKPLYLLTKENQKHVCGLDNSRVSPEKIKRRITEKDKKEMVELFKQGLTKSKIATHLGVSRPTVIKYLRQVGL
- a CDS encoding helix-turn-helix domain-containing protein; translation: MIIGYSEDDIPFQSRITYPMIRWIRLSKNLTQEQFGQACRIDQSVLTRIETGEIDLSLNYESRILKGCKRLNISDHTIQSIKELVQQTGE